In one window of Zingiber officinale cultivar Zhangliang chromosome 11A, Zo_v1.1, whole genome shotgun sequence DNA:
- the LOC122032537 gene encoding dnaJ homolog subfamily B member 4-like, protein MGVDYYKVLGVDKGAKDDDLKKAYRKLAMKWHPDKNPNNKSEAEAKFKQISEAYEVLSDPQKRAIYDQYGEEGLKGEVPPPGTDGSGSASFFSGGGPTVFRFNPRNADDIFAEFFGFSSPFGGMGGGTINGGVRGSGARFSSSLFGDDILGSAAFGGAEGPTSSRRLQKAAPIENVLPCSLEELYKGTTKKMKISREIADPSGKTLTVEEILAIDIKPGWKKGTKITFPEKGNERPNLIPADIVFIIDEKPHPVFAREGNDLVTIQKISLVEALTGYTAHLTTLDGRSLTIPINNNNAIHPAYEEVVPGEGMPLPKDPTKRGKLRIKFDIKFPSRLSPEQKAGIKRLLPA, encoded by the exons ATGGGCGTCGACTACTACAAGGTCCTAGGGGTCGACAAGGGTGCCAAGGACGATGACCTAAAGAAGGCCTACCGGAAGCTCGCCATGAAGTGGCACCCTGACAAGAACCCCAACAACAAGAGCGAAGCCGAGGCCAAGTTTAAGCAAATTTCCGAGGCGTACGAG GTGTTAAGCGACCCTCAGAAGCGCGCAATTTACGACCAATACGGCGAAGAAGGGCTGAAGGGGGAGGTTCCGCCGCCAGGGACCGATGGCTCCGGCAGCGCTTCCTTTTTCTCCGGCGGCGGCCCCACCGTCTTCCGCTTCAACCCCAGGAACGCCGACGACATATTCGCAGAGTTCTTTGGCTTCTCTAGTCCATTCGGTGGCATGGGAGGAGGAACAATCAACGGAGGCGTGCGCGGCAGCGGGGCGCGGTTCTCTAGCTCCCTTTTCGGCGACGACATCTTGGGATCGGCGGCGTTCGGCGGGGCGGAGGGGCCGACAAGCTCACGCCGGCTGCAGAAGGCTGCTCCGATCGAGAACGTGCTCCCCTGCAGCCTGGAGGAGTTGTACAAAGGCAccaccaagaagatgaagatctCCAGAGAAATCGCTGATCCAAGTGG gaaaacTTTGACCGTCGAGGAAATCCTCGCGATCGATATAAAACCCGGTTGGAAGAAGGGCACGAAGATTACATTCCCGGAGAAAGGAAACGAGCGCCCAAATCTGATCCCTGCCGACATCGTCTTCATCATAGACGAGAAGCCGCATCCTGTGTTCGCGAGGGAGGGGAACGACCTCGTCACAATACAAAAGATCTCCCTCGTGGAGGCATTAACCGGTTACACGGCGCATTTGACGACGTTGGATGGCAGAAGCCTGACGATTCCTATAAACAACAACAATGCGATTCATCCTGCTTATGAGGAGGTTGTTCCTGGGGAAGGCATGCCATTGCCCAAGGATCCAACCAAGAGAGGAAAGCTGAGGATCAAATTCGATATCAAATTCCCATCGAGGCTCAGTCCGGAGCAGAAGGCCGGAATTAAGAGGCTGCTGCCTGCTTAA